The following coding sequences lie in one Nycticebus coucang isolate mNycCou1 chromosome 18, mNycCou1.pri, whole genome shotgun sequence genomic window:
- the LOC128570441 gene encoding 60S ribosomal protein L39 produces MSSHKTFRIKRFLAKKQKQNRPIPQWIRMKTGNKIRYNSKRRHWRRTKLGL; encoded by the coding sequence ATGTCCTCTCATAAGACTTTCAGAATTAAGCGGTTtttggccaagaaacaaaaacaaaatcgtcCCATTCCCCAGTGGATTCGAATGAAAACTGGTAATAAAATCAGGTACAATTCGAAGAGGAGACACTGGAGAAGAACCAAGCTGGGTCTATAA